Proteins encoded in a region of the Thermoanaerobaculia bacterium genome:
- a CDS encoding protein kinase: MTLAAGAKLGPYEVIAPLGAGGMGEVYRARDTRLGREVAVKVLPSHLSDNAELKQRFEREAKAISALSHPHICALYDVGNEAGVEYLVMEYLEGETLADRLTKGPLPADQTLRFGIEIADALDRAHKQGIVHRDLKPGNVMLTKSGVKLLDFGLAKHRALGVDSQISQLSSLPTEATPANLTERGTIMGTFQYMAPEQLEGKDADARSDIFAFGCVLYEMASGRKAFSGKSRASMIAAILERDPAPISSIVPMTPPALDRVVKTCLAKEPDDRFQTAHDVKLQLEWIVEGGSQAGAPAIVVSRRRSRERWAWIAAGILGIAALALGALVWRAAGRPAEIIQTSILPPEKSSFDFSSGAMALSPDGRRIAFVAPDPSGKSVLWVRALSGLSAQPLAGTDGAKYPFWSPDSARIGFFVGAKLKKIDASGGPAETVCDALDGRGGSWNRDGTIVFAPNFNTGLSKVAAAGGTSVPITKLDASRKENTHRWPWFLPDGRHFLYADRTTGSGTEPERTSVWVGGLDGKTVELLHDVEAQAQYASGHLLFVREGTLLAQRFSPGSRKLAGDAFPVAEHLQNLSGYSLSMFSASQAGALVYMGGGSLGLSQLAWLDRSGRQIETIGNPGMIARPKLSHDEKRVAMDVRDPSSANVDVWVFDIARRTQTRLTFAPGFDGYPIWSPDDSRVIFSSDRKNPGDLYEKSSAGTGEERPVLASDALKAPFSWTADGSRIGFQTFSTKAAAQSGDLWTFSFADQKAAPYLQTDFNEGEPVFSPDGKWIAYVSNESGKNEIYVRTFPDTGGKWQISTSGGEDPLWSRDGSEIFYDLGTKLMSVPVKTAPAFEAGTPQLLFEARFRPDNGVQYDVARDGKRFLVDQDVTQSAEAPVTLVQNWLAKKR, translated from the coding sequence ATGACCCTCGCCGCAGGCGCCAAGCTCGGACCCTACGAAGTGATCGCGCCTCTGGGCGCCGGCGGCATGGGCGAGGTCTATCGCGCCCGCGACACGCGGCTCGGCCGCGAGGTCGCCGTCAAGGTGCTTCCGTCGCACCTTTCCGACAACGCCGAGTTGAAGCAGCGCTTCGAGCGCGAGGCGAAGGCGATCTCGGCGCTCTCGCACCCGCACATCTGCGCGCTCTACGACGTCGGGAACGAAGCGGGCGTCGAGTACCTCGTCATGGAGTACCTCGAGGGGGAAACCCTCGCCGACCGCCTGACGAAGGGACCGCTTCCGGCCGATCAGACGCTCCGGTTCGGCATCGAGATCGCCGACGCGCTCGACCGCGCCCACAAGCAGGGAATCGTCCACCGGGATTTGAAGCCCGGCAACGTCATGCTGACGAAGTCGGGCGTGAAGCTCCTCGACTTCGGCCTCGCCAAGCACCGCGCGCTCGGCGTCGACTCGCAAATCTCGCAGCTCTCGTCGCTCCCGACCGAAGCCACCCCCGCGAACCTCACCGAGCGCGGCACGATCATGGGGACCTTCCAGTACATGGCGCCCGAGCAGCTCGAGGGCAAGGACGCCGACGCGCGGAGCGACATCTTCGCTTTCGGGTGCGTTCTCTACGAGATGGCGTCCGGGCGCAAGGCGTTCTCCGGGAAGAGCCGCGCGAGCATGATCGCGGCGATCCTCGAGCGGGACCCCGCGCCGATCTCGTCGATCGTCCCGATGACTCCTCCCGCGCTCGACCGCGTCGTCAAGACCTGCCTCGCCAAGGAGCCGGACGACCGGTTCCAGACGGCGCACGACGTCAAGCTCCAGCTCGAATGGATCGTCGAGGGAGGCTCGCAGGCGGGAGCGCCCGCGATCGTCGTCTCGCGGCGCCGTTCGCGCGAACGCTGGGCGTGGATCGCGGCCGGCATCCTGGGGATCGCGGCTCTCGCGCTCGGCGCTCTCGTGTGGCGCGCCGCCGGGAGACCCGCGGAGATAATCCAGACCTCGATCCTGCCTCCCGAGAAATCGTCCTTCGATTTCAGCTCGGGCGCGATGGCCCTCTCACCGGACGGACGCCGGATCGCGTTCGTCGCGCCCGATCCTTCCGGCAAGAGCGTGCTCTGGGTGCGCGCGCTCTCCGGCCTCTCGGCCCAGCCGCTCGCCGGGACGGACGGCGCGAAGTATCCGTTCTGGTCCCCCGACAGCGCCCGGATCGGCTTCTTCGTGGGCGCGAAGCTGAAGAAGATCGACGCGTCCGGGGGACCGGCCGAGACGGTCTGCGATGCTCTCGACGGCCGGGGCGGCTCGTGGAACCGGGACGGGACGATCGTCTTTGCGCCGAACTTCAACACGGGTCTCTCGAAGGTCGCCGCCGCCGGAGGCACCTCCGTCCCGATCACGAAGCTCGACGCCTCGCGCAAGGAGAACACGCATCGGTGGCCGTGGTTCCTCCCGGACGGGCGGCACTTCCTCTACGCCGACCGGACGACGGGCTCCGGGACCGAACCGGAACGTACGTCGGTCTGGGTGGGGGGGCTCGACGGAAAGACCGTCGAGCTCCTCCACGATGTCGAGGCGCAAGCCCAGTACGCATCCGGACACCTCCTCTTCGTGCGGGAGGGAACGCTCCTCGCGCAGCGCTTCTCGCCCGGGAGCCGCAAGCTCGCGGGAGACGCGTTTCCCGTCGCCGAGCATCTGCAGAATCTGAGCGGATACAGCCTGTCGATGTTCTCGGCCTCGCAGGCCGGGGCGCTCGTCTACATGGGCGGGGGGAGCCTCGGTCTCTCGCAGCTCGCCTGGCTCGACCGGAGCGGCCGGCAGATCGAGACGATCGGGAATCCCGGGATGATCGCGCGGCCGAAGCTGTCCCACGACGAAAAGAGGGTCGCCATGGACGTCCGCGATCCCTCTTCGGCGAACGTCGACGTCTGGGTCTTCGACATCGCGCGGCGGACCCAGACGCGCCTCACGTTCGCCCCCGGCTTCGACGGCTATCCGATCTGGTCTCCGGACGACAGCCGCGTCATCTTCTCCTCGGACCGGAAGAATCCCGGAGACCTCTACGAGAAGTCGTCCGCCGGAACGGGGGAAGAGAGGCCCGTGCTCGCCTCCGACGCTCTGAAGGCGCCGTTCTCGTGGACGGCGGACGGGAGCCGGATCGGGTTCCAGACGTTCAGCACGAAGGCGGCCGCCCAGAGCGGCGACCTCTGGACCTTCTCCTTCGCCGACCAGAAAGCGGCGCCCTACCTCCAGACGGACTTCAACGAGGGCGAGCCGGTCTTCTCGCCGGACGGAAAGTGGATCGCCTACGTCTCCAACGAGTCGGGCAAGAACGAGATCTACGTCCGAACCTTCCCGGATACGGGCGGGAAATGGCAGATCTCGACTTCCGGCGGCGAAGATCCGCTCTGGAGCCGCGACGGAAGCGAGATCTTCTACGACCTCGGGACCAAGCTGATGTCGGTTCCCGTAAAGACGGCCCCGGCGTTCGAGGCCGGAACTCCACAGCTCCTCTTCGAGGCCCGCTTCCGGCCGGACAACGGCGTCCAGTACGACGTCGCCAGGGACGGGAAGAGATTCCTCGTCGACCAGGACGTGACGCAGTCCGCCGAGGCGCCGGTTACGCTCGTCCAGAACTGGCTCGCGAAGAAGCGGTGA